One genomic segment of Polynucleobacter sp. MWH-UH2A includes these proteins:
- a CDS encoding phasin family protein, with product MSKSPQKAIDASKAVSRVAMESAQAIAKINQQAAQEFAELIQKRVSDLMKTQDPKAAFDFVHAEVLQDAAKEVAHYHQQLLDVLRSGNKELSEIAEEMIQDSKADLIHFVNDATNNAPVGSEAYVSVFKTSFNNALQNFELVRAAMADSFANFEKSVESVTNLSGAKASSKKKGKSDS from the coding sequence ATGAGTAAAAGTCCACAAAAAGCAATTGATGCTAGCAAGGCGGTAAGTCGTGTTGCCATGGAAAGCGCGCAAGCGATTGCCAAAATTAATCAACAGGCTGCGCAAGAGTTCGCTGAGTTAATCCAAAAGCGCGTCTCTGATCTGATGAAAACGCAGGATCCCAAGGCAGCTTTTGATTTTGTTCACGCAGAGGTTTTGCAAGATGCCGCAAAAGAGGTGGCTCACTATCATCAGCAACTTCTTGATGTGCTTCGTAGTGGTAATAAAGAGCTATCAGAGATCGCTGAAGAAATGATCCAAGACTCAAAAGCGGATCTCATTCACTTTGTGAATGATGCAACCAATAATGCGCCTGTTGGAAGTGAGGCTTATGTATCTGTATTTAAGACCTCATTTAATAACGCGCTCCAGAATTTTGAATTAGTGCGCGCTGCAATGGCCGATTCTTTCGCAAACTTTGAAAAAAGTGTTGAGAGTGTGACTAATTTATCGGGTGCGAAGGCTTCTTCAAAGAAAAAAGGCAAGTCTGACAGTTAG